The stretch of DNA TTTAATGGAGTTTCCTTTGTTAATCCTTTAATATTAAGATTGTTTATTTTCTCTAGTGAAAGTAATGATAAAGGTAGTTTTACAGTACTTGCAGGGAAAAAGTAACGGTTCCGATCTACATTATAAGTATAAGTGGTAAATGAAGGTTTATTATTCTTATCTCGGTCTATCTGAGTATAAACAATCTGAACCTCATGTTTAGTTGAGTCATTTAAAATTATATTAAACAATTCCGGTTTTGACTTTAACAGTTCCTCTATTAAATTTTCTTTTTGTTGTGCATTTGCATAATTGAGACAGCATAAAGTGATAATAGTTAACCAAATAAGTTTTTTCATATAATGGGTTTAAGCAAACCTCAATTTCAATTTTTGCAATTAATAAATCAAGTCCTAATTTTACATCGCATTTGGTCTCCGGTTTTTGTCCGGAGTTAAAAGGGAATCAGGTGAAAATCCTGAACAGGCCCGCTGCTGTAAGCTCAGTTAAGCATTCTATGTTTAGCTATGTCCGTCAACCTAACGCCACTGTTGCAGAGATAACTCTTAAAAATGGGAAGGCGACGGAAAAGAGTAAGTCAGAAGACCTGCCAAAGCATTCAATTTATTCATGGCTTTCGGGGACCAAAGCTTGAATGTGAATACTCTTTTTTGACGTATTTTCATTTGTCTTCCTTGTTGGTTATGAGTTTTTTATTAACCTCATAAACTATCAAAAATTGAAAAAAACCTTTACACTTTTTGCCTTAACGGTTACAACCTCATTAGTAGCCTATTCACAAGAGAAAAAATTAGCTCTTGATGAAGTTACTGTAACGGCTACGAAATTTGCGAAGAAGCAATCAGAAACAGGAAAAGTAGTTTCTGTTATTAGCCGTGAAGAATTAGAACGAAGCTCAGGGAAAAGTATTTTGGATATCCTGAACATTCAGCCTTCATTAAATTTTAACAATGCTAACGGAAACAGAGGTGGCAATATTTCTACTTATCTACGTGGTTCGCAAACTGGTAATACGCTTATCCTTATTGACGGAATTCCCGTAAATGACCCTTCACAAATCACCAATGATTATGATTTGAATTTGATTGCTGTAGATATGATTGATCATATTGAAATATTAAAAGGAGGTCATTCAACATTATATGGTTCTGATGCAGTTGCGGGAGTAATCAACATCATCACAAAAAAAGGCGGTGCTAAGCCTTTTAATATAAACGCATTAGTTACAGCAGGTAGTTATAAGGATTTTAAAGAAAGTCTGGGCATATCCGGTTCTTTATCCCGCGTCGATTATAATTTTTCGGTAACTCATGAATATTTAAAAGGCTTTTCGGCGGCGAAAGACACGGTGAAGAAACACCTATCAGACGAACAAAAGTTTGATGATGATCATTTCAAATTGCAATCATTAAATTTCAATATGGGTATTAAGGCCACTGAAAATTTGATGATCAGACCATTTGTGCGTTATAGCAAAACAAATATGGCTGTTGACTATGGTGCTTTTACAGATGATAGAGATTATACAGGTGAATCATCAGATCTTAGTGCAGGTTTTAGCAGTAATCTGAAAATAAAGTCATCAGATCTGTTCTTGAATTATAATTACAGTGATGTTAAACGATCATTTTTAAATGATTCAATCGCAGGCCCCAAAGAATACAGCTCTAATGATACCAAAGGACTGGCCCATAATGTTGATCTTTATGGAAGATTCCTTTTAGTAGACCATTTGGAGTTGCTAACTGGAGGCAGTTTTCGATACGCTAACACAAATCAGGCAAATAATAGTATAAGTCAGTACGGTGTTTATAAGACTGAATTAAATAGTGATTCAGCCAAAAATTCATTAAGCAGCCTTTATGCCTCGGTATTTCTAAAAGATATCAAAGGTTTTAACCTTGAGTTAGGGGGGCGTTTTAACTATCACAGTATTTATGGTAATAATTTTACCTATACAATTAATCCATCGTTAATTATTGAAGAGAATACAAAAGTTTTTGTCAACATTTCTTCAGCATTTAAAATTCCAACATTATACCAATTATACGCACCGGTATATGGTAATCCGAATTTGAATCCGGAAAAAGTACAAACATTTGAAGCCGGGTTTCAAACTGTTTTCGCTGACGGCAAAGCGAAACTAGGTTTAAATGCATTTAAACGTAAGGGTAAGGATGTAATAGCATTCACAACTAAATACGTAAATTATAATAAGCAGGACGATCAAGGAATGGAAGTTGAAGGTGAGGTTGAAGTAATCAAGGATTTGAGCGTCAAAGCTTCTTATGCACTGGTTTATGGCAAAGTAACTACGGCAACCAGTTCTTTTAATAACCTTTACCGAATGCCAAGAAACTCCTTCATTTTTAATGCAGGCTATAAGGTAACCGATAATTTATTTATCTCGACCAATCTGAAAGTTGTTGGTCAACGAGTGGATCCATATTTTGATACCAATACTTTTCAGTCGGTTAATTTAACATTGGATAAGTACTTCTTATTGGATGCTTATGCAGAATATAAATTCAAGATGTTTAAGGTATTTGTTGACTTTAGAAACATCACAAACGAACAATACACGGAAATTACAGGCTATAATACCCGTGGATTTAATCTGAATGGAGGTCTTTCTTTTACGTTGTAATTTAGATGGGAGATATGAGATTTGAGATTCGAGACTTTTTGAATTTAATAAGTAACGTCTTAGAAATTGATGAGATTCTGAAGATAGGATTGAGATGTAAGACTTTCAAATCGTTAAGCAGGTCCAAAATCTCAAATCCCATATCTCAAATCTAACATCTCACATCTCAAATCTAACTCAAATATGAAAGCAGCAATGTTTTGGAGTGGAGGCAAAGACTCTTCATTTGCTTTGTACAAAGTTTTAAAGGAGACTGAAACGGAGGTTGCTTTCCTGGTCACTACCATTAATGAGGAGTATAGGCGAATATCAATGCATGGAATTCGTGAAAATCTTCTGGATGCCCAGGTTGCAAGCATTGGTATTCCTTTAAAGAAAATGCTTGTACCTAAGGAATGTACCAATGAGCTTTATGAAGAGAATCTGCTACAGGTATTTGCCGAATTAAAAAAAGAAGGTGTTGAGGCAATTATTTATGGAGATATTTTCCTCGAAGATTTAAAAGTATACCGTGAAAAGTTACTGGAAAAAGCCGGATTGACAGGCTTGTTTCCACTCTGGAAAGAAGATACTGCGTTATTGGTTAATGAATTTATTGCGCTTGGTTTTAAATCCATTTTATGTTGTGTGAAATCTGATTTGCTGGCAAAAGAGTTCGCCGGAAAATTGATAACGGAAGAGCTGATTAATCAACTGCCTGCTGATGTAGACTCTTGTGGCGAAAATGGAGAATTTCATAGTTTTTGTTATGCCGGACCTATATTTAAACAGGAGATTAAGGTAGAAATCGGTGAAACGGTTTTTAAACCTTATGAGGTAAAAACGGCACAAGATTTATTTCAGCATGGATTTTGGTTTACAGATTTATTGGTACATCAGTAATCAATATCTTAAATTGCTGAAGATTTAAAAGATATCGATGAAAAAGCTAGTCATACTTACAGGAGCTGGAATTAGTGCAGAAAGTGGTTTGAAAACCTTCAGAGATAGTGATGGACTATGGGAAGGGTATGATAT from Solitalea canadensis DSM 3403 encodes:
- a CDS encoding TonB-dependent receptor plug domain-containing protein, which translates into the protein MKKTFTLFALTVTTSLVAYSQEKKLALDEVTVTATKFAKKQSETGKVVSVISREELERSSGKSILDILNIQPSLNFNNANGNRGGNISTYLRGSQTGNTLILIDGIPVNDPSQITNDYDLNLIAVDMIDHIEILKGGHSTLYGSDAVAGVINIITKKGGAKPFNINALVTAGSYKDFKESLGISGSLSRVDYNFSVTHEYLKGFSAAKDTVKKHLSDEQKFDDDHFKLQSLNFNMGIKATENLMIRPFVRYSKTNMAVDYGAFTDDRDYTGESSDLSAGFSSNLKIKSSDLFLNYNYSDVKRSFLNDSIAGPKEYSSNDTKGLAHNVDLYGRFLLVDHLELLTGGSFRYANTNQANNSISQYGVYKTELNSDSAKNSLSSLYASVFLKDIKGFNLELGGRFNYHSIYGNNFTYTINPSLIIEENTKVFVNISSAFKIPTLYQLYAPVYGNPNLNPEKVQTFEAGFQTVFADGKAKLGLNAFKRKGKDVIAFTTKYVNYNKQDDQGMEVEGEVEVIKDLSVKASYALVYGKVTTATSSFNNLYRMPRNSFIFNAGYKVTDNLFISTNLKVVGQRVDPYFDTNTFQSVNLTLDKYFLLDAYAEYKFKMFKVFVDFRNITNEQYTEITGYNTRGFNLNGGLSFTL
- a CDS encoding Dph6-related ATP pyrophosphatase, which gives rise to MKAAMFWSGGKDSSFALYKVLKETETEVAFLVTTINEEYRRISMHGIRENLLDAQVASIGIPLKKMLVPKECTNELYEENLLQVFAELKKEGVEAIIYGDIFLEDLKVYREKLLEKAGLTGLFPLWKEDTALLVNEFIALGFKSILCCVKSDLLAKEFAGKLITEELINQLPADVDSCGENGEFHSFCYAGPIFKQEIKVEIGETVFKPYEVKTAQDLFQHGFWFTDLLVHQ